From Juglans regia cultivar Chandler chromosome 6, Walnut 2.0, whole genome shotgun sequence, the proteins below share one genomic window:
- the LOC108993481 gene encoding flavonol 3-O-glucosyltransferase UGT89B1-like yields the protein MSTGVHIVAYPYPTPGHIIPLLDLTHRLLTRGLTVTVFVTPSHLPLLQPYFTHPSSLKHLILPAPDITSLPQKRIVATMRALRDLHYPILLQWFRSHSSPPAAIISDFFLGWTQDLACELGIPRVVFSPSGAFTLSVSFSLTRDPKENDDPEDINFQVSFPKLPNSPAYPWWQIPGLYRSYKGDLDTEFYRNNMRANSMSWGMVFNSFVDLERVYFTHLKKELGNDRVWAVGPLLPLEHHESVVRGRASSVQFHHLKTWLDARSDNSIVYVCFGSSVALTSRQMDVLAAALEQSGVQFVLCVRMPHEDEQQHSNADHGVIPDGFEDRVEGRGFVIRGWAPQVSILGHRAVGAFVTHCGWNSVLEGIAAGVVMLTWPMGADQYTNAKLLVELLGVAIRFCEGTQSIPESAELARLLAISVEEGRPERVLAKKLSAAALCAVKGGSSDINLDDFIQHIADLGK from the coding sequence ATGTCCACAGGCGTGCACATCGTGGCTTATCCCTACCCTACCCCAGGCCATATTATACCTCTGCTCGACCTCACTCACCGCCTGCTAACCCGTGGTCTCACTGTCACCGTTTTCGTCACCCCCTCTCACCTTCCCCTACTTCAGCCTTACTTCACACACCCGTCTTCTCTCAAACACTTGATTCTTCCTGCCCCTGATATTACGTCTCTTCCGCAGAAGAGGATCGTTGCTACCATGCGCGCTTTGCGTGACCTTCACTATCCTATCCTCCTCCAGTGGTTCCGATCTCATTCCTCGCCCCCTGCTGCCATTATCTCTGATTTCTTTCTCGGCTGGACCCAGGACCTAGCGTGCGAGCTCGGCATTCCTCGAGTCGTCTTCTCACCTTCCGGTGCCTTTACGTTGTCGGTTTCATTCTCTCTTACTCGCGATCCAAAGGAAAACGATGATCCGGAGGATATCAACTTCCAGGTTTCGTTCCCGAAACTCCCGAATTCCCCAGCTTACCCATGGTGGCAGATCCCCGGACTTTATAGAAGCTATAAAGGAGACCTAGATACAGAGTTTTATAGAAATAACATGCGAGCCAATTCGATGAGTTGGGGAATGGTGTTTAATTCGTTCGTCGATCTGGAGCGCGTTTACTTTACGCATCTGAAGAAAGAACTCGGAAATGATCGGGTGTGGGCCGTAGGACCCTTATTGCCTCTGGAACACCACGAATCCGTTGTTAGGGGTAGAGCAAGTTCTGTGCAGTTCCATCATCTCAAGACGTGGTTGGATGCTCGTTCGGACAACTCGATTGTCTATGTTTGCTTCGGGAGTAGTGTGGCATTGACAAGTAGGCAAATGGATGTGCTGGCTGCTGCGTTGGAACAGAGTGGCGTCCAGTTTGTTTTGTGCGTGAGGATGCCTCATGAAGACGAGCAGCAGCATTCGAATGCTGATCATGGCGTCATTCCTGATGGGTTCGAAGATCGCGTGGAGGGCAGAGGGTTTGTGATAAGGGGATGGGCACCACAGGTATCCATACTGGGCCACCGAGCCGTGGGTGCGTTCGTGACTCACTGCGGGTGGAACTCGGTGCTAGAGGGGATTGCCGCAGGAGTTGTGATGTTGACATGGCCAATGGGTGCGGACCAGTACACGAATGCGAAGTTGTTGGTGGAGCTGTTAGGGGTTGCAATCAGATTTTGTGAGGGCACTCAGAGCATTCCCGAATCAGCCGAGTTGGCTCGGCTGTTGGCCATCTCGGTTGAAGAGGGTAGGCCAGAGAGGGTCCTGGCCAAGAAGCTGAGTGCCGCAGCCCTATGTGCAGTCAAAGGAGGTAGTTCGGATATAAATTTAGATGACTTCATCCAACATATAGCTGATCTTGGGAAGTGA